The following is a genomic window from Luteolibacter flavescens.
CAGCCGTCTTCGGGGGCGCCGGTGCTGGTGTCGGGGTCTTCGTCGAAGAGATCGCCAGTGGCGAGGCGGCAGGCGGCGCCGAGGATGGACCCGATGACGATGCCGACGAGGAAGCCGAGCGCGGAGCCGGCAAGAATGGCGAGCCAGAGGGGCGGGTGCCCTTCCATGACCTTTGGCAGGATCCAGAAGAAGAAGCCTCCACCGGCCCCGCCGAGGATGGCCTTGAAGGCGGACTCGACGACATCGTCATCGGCCAGCGAGGAGAGCACGCCCATGGTGACGGCGACGGGCAGCGCGAACCAAGGGACGGCGGAGGAGAGGAGCATGAGCCCGTAGGCGACGGCCCCGCCAAGCAGCCCGGCCAGGGTGAACTTGAGCGTGTCGTGCCTAGCGATGATCCCCAGGAGTTTCATTTCATCGGGATGGGATCATTCAGGCTAATACTTATCTGCCGGGGAGATCCAGCGGAAATGATAAGCATAGGTGAGTCACCTATGTGGCATCGCGGAGGTCGGAGGTCGGAGGTCGGAGGTCGGAGGTCAGAGGTCAGAGGTCAGAGGTCAGAGGTCAGAGGTCAGAGGTCGGAGGTCGGAGGTCGGAGGTCGGAGGTCGGAGGTCGGAGGTCGGAGGTCGGAGGTCAGATGGCGGATGGCGGATGGCGGATGGCGGATGGCGGATGGCGGATGGCGGATGGCGGGGCGTTTTTCAGGGCCAAGGGCCCGGCCATTCCTCAGCCCGGGCCATCGGCCCGGGTATGGACGCGGAGATGATGGAGGCCTGAAGGGTCGCGATACGTTTTTGGCGGGTCTTGCCGGAAGGCCGTGAAGCCAGGGCCATGTGTGAAGGCGTTGCCGTGCGGGTGGCGGGTGGCGTTTTTTGATCGGCCGGCCTGCCCCGTATTGCGGCCCTTCAGGCCGCCGACCTGTGTCCGTCTATTACCCCGGGCGATGCCCGGGGCTGAGGGATGGCCGGGCCTTTGGCCCTTGAAAGGGTGGTTATCGGGGAGGCGGAGGTCGAACGGACCGGGCAAGTGATCGGTTTGGCGGGGATGTACTGCGAGTCTAGTAGCAGCTGGAGGTGGCTTCGGGCGGAATGAATTCCGCGTTCCCAGTGGTGGTGGTGCGGGCTTTTGTGGTGGGTTCGCCTACCGTCGAAGCGCGCCGGTGGCACGCGGTCCCAAGGGGGTGCTCCGCTCCGGGTGCGGTGGCTTTCGTTAGAAGAGTTCGCCTTGGCCGGGGAGGACCTTGCGGAAGGACTGGTCGCTGAGGTCGGGGGGGCGGGTGGCGAGGCCGAGGCGGCGGCAGGTGGCGTGGTGGAGGGCGCGGAGCTGGCCGGCGGCCTGGCCGCTGCCGCGCATGCGGGTGCCGGGGACGGTGCTATTTAGCCCGCCGCCCTGGGCGGCACGGATGCGGTTGAGGATCTTTTCCTTCCTGTCGGGGAAGTGCCGCGCGAGCCAGCTCTCGAAGATGCCGGCGACGGCACCGGGGAGGCGGACCATGGAGTAGGCGGCGAAGGTGGCTCCGGCGTCCTTTGCGGCGGCGAGGATGGCGGGCAGCTCGTGGTCATTCAGTCCGGGGATCATGGGGGCGGCGCTGGGGCCGACGGGGATGCCTGCGTCGGCGAGGGCGCGCATGGCGGCGAGCCGGGCGCGGGGGGTGGAGGCGCGGGGCTCGAGGATGCGGGCGAGCGCGGGATCGAGCGTGGTGATGGAGAGGTAAACGCAGACGGCGCGGTGGCGGGCGAGCTCGGCGAGGTGGTCGATGTCGCGGGCGACGAGCGCGTTCTTCGTGATGAGGGCGACGGGCTGGCGAAAGCGGGCGAGGACCTCGAGGCAGCGTCGGGTGATCTGGAGCTTCCGCTCGACGGGCTGGTAGCAGTCGGTGACGCCGCTCATGGCGATCTTCCCGGGGGAGGTTTTGCGGCGGGCGAGTTCGCGCTCGAGCAGGGCGGGGGCGTCGGCTTTCACGACGATCTTCGACTCGAATTCCAGCCCGGCGGAGAAGCCGAGGTACTCGTGGTAGGTGCGGGCGTAGCAGTAGGAGCAGCCGTGCTCGCAGCCGCGATACGGATTCACGCTGAAGTCGAAGGAGAGGTCGTCGGCGGTATTCCGGTTCAGGATGCTCTGGGAGTCATCGCGGAGGAAGGTGGTGCGGAGCGGGCGCGGGTCGTCATCGATCCACGCGTCGTCATCGGTCTCGAAGGAGAGTGCCTCGAAGCGATTGGCGGGATTTTCCTGCGCTCCCCGGCCGCGGTGCGGGTCCATGGGGGGAGATTCGCGGGGATGGGGAGTGGAGGCAATGGAATTGTTCGGATGAACAATTTATGATCTCAGTGCGGGGTGTGATTTTCTCCGGAAGTGTTTGGTGGAAAGTGGCTTTCACCCTGGGTTCGCAGTGCTGTCCAAGCGGGCCGGTG
Proteins encoded in this region:
- a CDS encoding PA0069 family radical SAM protein, whose translation is MDPHRGRGAQENPANRFEALSFETDDDAWIDDDPRPLRTTFLRDDSQSILNRNTADDLSFDFSVNPYRGCEHGCSYCYARTYHEYLGFSAGLEFESKIVVKADAPALLERELARRKTSPGKIAMSGVTDCYQPVERKLQITRRCLEVLARFRQPVALITKNALVARDIDHLAELARHRAVCVYLSITTLDPALARILEPRASTPRARLAAMRALADAGIPVGPSAAPMIPGLNDHELPAILAAAKDAGATFAAYSMVRLPGAVAGIFESWLARHFPDRKEKILNRIRAAQGGGLNSTVPGTRMRGSGQAAGQLRALHHATCRRLGLATRPPDLSDQSFRKVLPGQGELF